In a genomic window of Myxococcales bacterium:
- a CDS encoding sigma-70 family RNA polymerase sigma factor — translation MGQPAAARPGPAAVVPSDDRLLVERAQRGDRDAFRALFERYHRRAYALAFGVVRNQDDALDVVQDAFIKAHRHLDKFEGQASFYTWLYRIVMNLAIDHIRKHKRHQPVDFTDAAVEGAISEDALLPKIIGGNPGRALMDREIRERISEALDGLSDNHRAVLVMRELEGLSYEEMAATMQCSKGTIMSRLFHARKNMQRQLADLYSGPGPAGDDPGDPEDSPGD, via the coding sequence GTGGGGCAACCTGCGGCGGCGCGCCCTGGGCCGGCCGCCGTGGTGCCGTCCGACGATCGGCTGCTGGTCGAGCGGGCCCAGCGTGGGGACCGGGACGCCTTCCGCGCCCTGTTCGAGCGCTACCACCGTCGGGCCTACGCCCTGGCCTTCGGCGTGGTCCGCAACCAGGACGACGCGCTCGACGTGGTCCAGGACGCCTTCATCAAGGCCCACCGCCACCTCGACAAGTTCGAGGGCCAGGCGTCCTTCTATACCTGGCTCTATAGGATCGTCATGAACCTGGCGATCGACCACATCCGCAAGCACAAGCGCCACCAGCCGGTCGACTTCACCGACGCGGCGGTCGAGGGCGCCATCTCCGAAGACGCCTTACTCCCCAAGATCATTGGCGGAAATCCGGGCCGCGCGCTGATGGACCGCGAGATCCGCGAGCGCATCTCGGAGGCCCTCGACGGCCTGTCCGACAACCACCGCGCGGTCCTGGTCATGCGCGAGCTCGAGGGCCTGTCCTACGAGGAGATGGCCGCGACCATGCAGTGCAGCAAGGGCACGATCATGTCGCGCCTGTTCCATGCCCGGAAGAACATGCAGCGCCAGCTGGCGGATCTGTACTCGGGGCCGGGCCCGGCCGGTGACGATCCGGGTGATCCCGAAGATTCGCCGGGTGATTGA
- a CDS encoding MoxR family ATPase, with protein MSQSLTEFETSETTVTSDHPTEPVTLVVEPPAEDQTAVDLRAVADIARAHGELCAQIEKRIVGQRKVVEHLLTALFARGHCLFVGVPGLAKTLLISTLAETLNLSFQRIQFTPDLMPADITGTEVLEEDQMTGRRSFRFIRGPVFANLVLADEINRTPPKTQAALLQSMQEYRVTAGGTTHDLPLPFLVFATQNPIEQEGTYPLPEAQLDRFMFQVDVDYPTASEEEEIVRMSTSGHTAELTRVLSPARILELQALVRRVPVADHVVRYAVALARATRPKDGVAPAFVKDFVQWGAGPRASQFLILAGKARAILDGRFAVSIDDVAALARPTLQHRLILNYRAEAEGVRPGDLIDRLLGVVTP; from the coding sequence ATGAGCCAGTCCTTGACCGAGTTCGAGACCAGCGAGACCACCGTGACCAGCGACCACCCGACCGAACCGGTGACGCTGGTCGTGGAGCCGCCGGCCGAGGACCAGACCGCCGTCGACCTGCGCGCCGTCGCCGACATCGCCCGCGCCCACGGCGAGCTGTGCGCGCAGATCGAGAAGCGCATCGTCGGCCAGCGCAAGGTGGTCGAGCACCTGCTGACCGCGCTGTTCGCCCGCGGCCACTGCCTGTTCGTCGGCGTGCCGGGCCTGGCCAAGACGCTCTTGATCTCGACCCTGGCCGAGACCCTCAACCTGTCGTTCCAGCGCATCCAGTTCACGCCCGATCTGATGCCGGCCGACATCACCGGCACCGAGGTCCTCGAGGAGGATCAGATGACCGGGCGCCGGTCGTTCCGGTTCATCCGCGGGCCGGTGTTCGCCAACCTGGTGCTGGCCGACGAGATCAACCGGACGCCGCCCAAGACCCAGGCGGCGCTCCTGCAGTCGATGCAGGAGTACCGGGTCACCGCCGGCGGCACCACCCACGACCTGCCGCTGCCGTTCCTGGTGTTCGCGACCCAGAACCCGATCGAGCAGGAGGGCACCTACCCGCTGCCCGAGGCCCAGCTCGATCGCTTCATGTTCCAGGTCGACGTCGACTACCCGACCGCCAGCGAGGAGGAGGAGATCGTGCGGATGTCGACCTCGGGCCACACCGCCGAGCTGACCCGGGTGCTGTCGCCGGCGCGGATCCTCGAGCTGCAGGCGCTGGTGCGGCGCGTGCCGGTGGCCGACCACGTCGTGCGCTACGCGGTGGCGCTGGCCCGGGCCACCCGGCCCAAGGACGGCGTGGCGCCGGCGTTCGTGAAGGACTTCGTGCAGTGGGGCGCGGGCCCGCGCGCGTCGCAGTTCCTGATCCTGGCCGGCAAGGCCCGGGCGATCCTCGACGGGCGGTTCGCGGTGTCGATCGACGACGTCGCCGCGCTGGCCCGGCCGACCCTGCAGCACCGGCTGATCCTGAACTACCGCGCCGAGGCCGAGGGCGTGCGGCCGGGCGACCTGATCGATCGCCTGCTCGGCGTCGTGACGCCGTAG
- a CDS encoding DUF58 domain-containing protein produces the protein MKLDPSLLAKLGSLPVKARVIVESALSGMHRARLRGSSVEFAEHKEYSPGDELRHIDWKALAKLDRYYVKQFEQESQLTVYLVLDASGSMRFAGAGLPKVEYGALALAALAYLVSQQQDKVGLYVFGPRPAPLHVPPRAKGTHLADLLAVLDAAIADPTTGDDSPADALDRIGELARRRRALVVLASDLFDPDDRTVTALRRLRAQRHDVVALHVVAPEERTLPYEGLTMFEGLEGDHKLLANPTAIRADYVARMDAFLARTADELAAGGVDYHLTPTDRPLDQTLLAVLTARGGPRERR, from the coding sequence GTGAAGCTCGATCCGTCTCTCCTCGCCAAGCTGGGCTCGCTCCCGGTCAAGGCGCGCGTCATCGTCGAGAGCGCGCTGTCGGGGATGCACCGCGCGCGCCTGCGCGGCTCGTCGGTCGAGTTCGCCGAGCACAAGGAGTACTCGCCCGGCGACGAGCTGCGGCACATCGACTGGAAGGCGCTGGCCAAGCTCGACCGCTACTACGTGAAGCAGTTCGAGCAGGAGTCGCAGCTCACGGTCTACCTGGTGCTCGACGCGTCGGGCTCGATGCGGTTCGCGGGCGCCGGGCTGCCCAAGGTCGAGTACGGCGCGCTGGCGCTGGCCGCGCTCGCGTACCTGGTGAGCCAGCAGCAGGACAAGGTCGGGCTGTACGTGTTCGGCCCGCGCCCGGCGCCGCTGCACGTGCCGCCCCGGGCCAAGGGCACGCACCTGGCGGATCTGCTGGCGGTGCTCGACGCCGCGATCGCCGACCCGACGACCGGCGACGACTCGCCGGCCGACGCGCTCGATCGGATCGGCGAGCTGGCCCGACGGCGGCGCGCGCTGGTCGTGCTGGCGTCGGACCTGTTCGATCCCGACGACCGCACCGTCACGGCGCTGCGGCGCCTGCGGGCCCAGCGCCACGACGTGGTCGCGCTGCACGTGGTCGCGCCCGAGGAGCGGACCCTGCCCTACGAGGGCCTGACGATGTTCGAGGGCCTCGAGGGCGACCACAAGCTCCTGGCCAACCCGACCGCGATCCGCGCCGACTACGTCGCGCGCATGGACGCGTTCCTGGCCCGGACCGCGGACGAGCTGGCGGCCGGCGGCGTCGACTACCACCTGACGCCGACCGATCGGCCGCTCGATCAGACCCTGCTCGCGGTGCTGACCGCGCGCGGCGGCCCGCGGGAGCGCCGGTGA
- a CDS encoding BatA domain-containing protein, with translation MTFLAPLMLLGLAGLAIPVVLHLIGRRRARVVKFAALAFLIGSRRKTSRRLQLRERALLIVRVLACIALPLAIAKPFTSCRARGPTVQRGPQAAVFVIDDSFTSGYRLGGRSILAREVEAATRILGQLGPEAEVAVVRASEGAPSVTELSREQLRLRDALLDLEPSARPADLRRALARAAQLLDGSSHKQKTVYLVSPLTVNALPAGDAPWAADGPALEVVDVRGGAALPNLAVTSLTVTPDPTAGPRGIAIVAEIVNHGPTPVADVPVSVEVAGAVVARGQLDLAPGETRGKRFLATMPAEQRSAPVAVSIRADALPTDDRRHAIARLRDDVRVLLVDGDARADRHEDEVFYLEAALRPGDRGEAGTVVTKILPDDLDDVDLGAFDVVVLANVAALPSPRVEALAAWLRSGGGLLVAPGDHVDPAAYEATMLPLLPQSLRDPIDTAWGAAPDERAARALHLTKWEADHPIFAPFAEDAPGLADAAFTKVMLLGPTTATTDRRVLARFTNGAAAMVLATVGDGQVLLYTSTIDRDWNDLPVLPGYLPLMQESVRFLARRRGDTLTKSILVGQGQGLPTLELKKLEVRGPDGLTTVFEGARLDGRPTVRFGAAERPGVYRVIGTDGTGATRDRDELAFAANLDPRGSDLSPAPPSVLPVSGAPGTTGGKAPLRRVELWHAVAAALLALLVLESILIQQKR, from the coding sequence GTGACGTTCCTGGCGCCGCTGATGCTGCTGGGCCTGGCCGGCCTGGCGATCCCGGTCGTGCTGCACCTGATCGGGCGCCGCCGCGCCCGGGTCGTCAAGTTCGCGGCCCTGGCGTTCCTGATCGGCTCGCGCCGCAAGACCTCGCGCCGGCTGCAGCTGCGCGAGCGCGCGCTGCTGATCGTCCGGGTGCTCGCGTGCATCGCGCTGCCGCTGGCGATCGCCAAGCCGTTCACGTCGTGCCGCGCGCGCGGCCCGACGGTCCAGCGCGGCCCCCAGGCGGCGGTGTTCGTCATCGACGACTCGTTCACCAGCGGCTACCGCCTGGGCGGGCGCTCGATCCTCGCGCGCGAGGTCGAGGCCGCGACCCGGATCCTCGGCCAGCTCGGCCCCGAGGCCGAGGTCGCGGTCGTGCGCGCGTCCGAGGGCGCGCCCAGCGTCACCGAGCTGTCGCGCGAGCAGCTGCGCCTGCGCGACGCGCTGCTCGATCTCGAGCCGAGCGCGCGCCCGGCCGATCTCCGCCGGGCCCTGGCGCGCGCGGCCCAGCTGCTCGACGGCTCGAGCCACAAGCAGAAGACGGTCTACCTGGTGTCGCCGCTGACGGTCAACGCGCTGCCGGCCGGCGACGCGCCGTGGGCGGCCGACGGGCCCGCGCTCGAGGTCGTCGACGTCCGCGGCGGCGCGGCGCTGCCGAACCTGGCCGTGACGTCGCTGACCGTCACCCCCGATCCCACCGCCGGCCCGCGCGGCATCGCGATCGTCGCCGAGATCGTCAACCACGGGCCGACCCCGGTCGCCGACGTGCCGGTCTCGGTCGAGGTCGCCGGCGCGGTGGTCGCCCGCGGCCAGCTCGACCTCGCGCCGGGCGAGACCCGGGGCAAGCGGTTCCTGGCGACGATGCCGGCCGAGCAGCGCTCGGCGCCGGTGGCGGTGTCGATCCGCGCCGACGCGCTGCCGACCGACGATCGTCGCCACGCGATCGCGCGGCTGCGCGACGACGTGCGCGTGCTGCTGGTCGACGGCGACGCCCGGGCCGATCGCCACGAGGACGAGGTGTTCTACCTCGAGGCGGCGCTGCGCCCGGGCGACCGCGGCGAGGCCGGCACCGTCGTCACCAAGATCCTCCCCGACGATCTCGACGACGTCGATCTGGGCGCGTTCGACGTGGTCGTGCTGGCGAACGTCGCGGCCCTGCCGAGCCCGCGGGTCGAGGCCCTGGCCGCGTGGCTGCGCAGCGGCGGCGGCCTGCTGGTCGCGCCCGGCGATCACGTCGATCCGGCGGCCTACGAGGCGACGATGCTGCCGCTCCTGCCTCAGAGCCTGCGCGATCCGATCGACACCGCCTGGGGCGCCGCCCCCGACGAGCGCGCCGCGCGCGCGCTGCACCTGACCAAGTGGGAGGCCGACCACCCGATCTTCGCGCCGTTCGCGGAGGACGCGCCCGGGCTCGCCGACGCCGCGTTCACCAAGGTCATGCTGCTCGGGCCGACCACCGCGACCACCGACCGCCGGGTGCTGGCGCGGTTCACCAACGGCGCGGCCGCGATGGTGCTCGCGACCGTCGGCGACGGCCAGGTGCTGCTGTACACGTCGACGATCGATCGCGACTGGAACGATCTGCCGGTCCTGCCCGGCTACCTGCCGCTGATGCAGGAGTCGGTGCGCTTCCTGGCCCGCCGCCGCGGCGACACGCTGACCAAGAGCATCCTCGTCGGCCAGGGCCAGGGGCTGCCGACGCTCGAGCTGAAGAAGCTCGAGGTGCGCGGCCCCGACGGGCTCACCACGGTGTTCGAGGGGGCCCGGCTCGACGGGCGCCCGACCGTTCGGTTCGGCGCGGCCGAGCGGCCGGGCGTGTACCGGGTCATCGGCACCGACGGCACCGGCGCGACCCGCGACCGCGACGAGCTGGCGTTCGCGGCCAACCTCGACCCGCGCGGCTCGGACCTGTCGCCGGCGCCGCCGTCGGTGCTGCCGGTCAGCGGCGCGCCCGGCACCACCGGCGGCAAGGCGCCGCTGCGGCGGGTCGAGCTGTGGCACGCGGTGGCGGCCGCGCTGCTGGCGCTCCTGGTGCTCGAGTCGATCCTGATCCAGCAGAAGCGCTGA
- the nagZ gene encoding beta-N-acetylhexosaminidase yields the protein MGPDGTVGAVNLKTCARYPGQRDCLEEGSVIGRGNDANDTFTIEAKDIHPTAADIECDGVDQDCNRQCDDGGPADGDNDGFARCARTGARAGRAGVRELLRRGRLRRQRLLRAPAAGDRGLRRHRQRLRRGPRPRHRRRGVPAGDDRRQRVRARRRDLHRDLRRQRDAGVRGDLGRRDAAALGVHPVPDRRHAPQLHRQPLPDLRRAHAHRRAGAGVHQSASGPRSGTVSERDLHLERGRRPAGRRLAGRAGGWGDRHGRVRADAGRHLRRAPGRRRRRHATGLHRPARGRARLLRGHRVPADHRLRRDDLHGPELTRRGRATDPAAAAGPGREYTGAVSQSLVDDVGRVLWHGFPGPTVSPELHAQIARGQIGAAILFKRNLVTEVVAGPVPQEVTDLAALVELNRALHAAAPPDLPLLIAVDQEGGVVQRVRAPATQWPPMLALDNHPAGDDVALAEAIGLALGRELAALGFDVDFAPVLDVHTNPHNPIIGDRAFGRTADTVTRRALATAAGLAAGGVLACGKHFPGHGDTATDSHLALPRIDHPQARLDAVELAPFAAAARAGLPMLMTAHVVYAALDASVPATLSSAVVTGLLRQRLGYRGVIVSDDLDMRAIADHFGVGDAAVRAIRAGCDALLLCRDAGHQAEARAALISAGERDAELRRRLGESAARVRALTAAHVAARAALPPVDLAQVGALAHRRLADRLAGR from the coding sequence ATGGGGCCGGACGGCACGGTCGGCGCGGTCAACCTCAAGACCTGCGCACGTTACCCGGGCCAGCGCGACTGTCTCGAGGAGGGCTCGGTGATCGGTCGCGGCAACGACGCCAACGACACGTTCACCATCGAGGCCAAGGACATCCACCCGACCGCCGCCGACATCGAGTGCGACGGCGTCGATCAGGACTGCAACCGGCAGTGCGACGACGGCGGGCCGGCGGACGGTGACAACGACGGGTTCGCCCGCTGCGCCCGCACGGGCGCCCGCGCCGGGCGCGCCGGTGTGCGTGAACTTCTCCGACGGGGTCGACTGCGCCGACAGCGACTTCTACGGGCGCCCGCGGCCGGCGATCGAGGCCTGCGACGGCATCGACAGCGGCTGCGACGGGGTCCCCGCCCCCGCCACCGGCGGCGGGGCGTGCCTGCCGGTGACGACCGTCGGCAGCGTGTGCGAGCCCGGCGTCGTGACCTGCACCGAGACCTTCGACGGCAACGCGACGCAGGGGTGCGTGGCGATCTCGGGCGGCGTGACGCTGCCGCCCTTGGCGTGCACCCCGTGCCCGACCGGCGGCACGCCCCTCAACTGCACCGACAACCGCTTCCCGACCTGCGCCGCGCGCACGCCCACCGACGCGCCGGGGCCGGCGTGCACCAATCCGCCTCAGGACCGCGATCTGGCACCGTGTCCGAACGGGACCTGCACCTGGAACGTGGTCGGCGGCCAGCAGGCCGGCGGCTGGCGGGTCGTGCTGGTGGATGGGGCGACCGGCATGGCCGCGTCCGGGCCGACGCTGGTCGGCACCTCCGCCGCGCTCCGGGTCGTCGGCGCCGGCGACATGCCACAGGGCTTCATCGTCCGGCGCGCGGGCGTGCCCGACTTCTTCGAGGTCACCGTGTTCCAGCGGACCACCGGCTGCGCCGAGATGACCTGCACGGGCCTGAACTGACGCGGCGCGGTCGGGCGACCGATCCCGCAGCCGCCGCCGGGCCCGGGCGCGAGTACACTGGCGCGGTGAGCCAGTCGCTCGTCGATGACGTCGGTCGTGTCCTGTGGCACGGCTTCCCGGGGCCGACGGTCTCCCCCGAGCTCCATGCGCAGATCGCCCGCGGTCAGATCGGCGCGGCGATCCTGTTCAAGCGCAACCTGGTCACCGAGGTCGTCGCCGGCCCGGTGCCCCAGGAGGTCACCGACCTCGCGGCGCTGGTCGAGCTCAACCGCGCGCTGCACGCGGCGGCGCCGCCGGATCTGCCGCTGCTGATCGCGGTCGATCAAGAGGGCGGCGTGGTCCAGCGCGTGCGCGCGCCGGCGACGCAGTGGCCGCCGATGCTGGCGCTCGACAACCACCCGGCCGGCGACGACGTGGCGCTGGCCGAGGCCATCGGGCTGGCGCTCGGGCGCGAGCTGGCCGCGCTGGGCTTCGACGTCGACTTCGCGCCAGTGCTCGACGTCCACACCAACCCGCACAACCCGATCATCGGCGACCGCGCGTTCGGCCGCACCGCCGACACCGTGACCCGGCGGGCGCTCGCGACCGCGGCCGGCCTGGCCGCGGGCGGCGTGCTCGCGTGCGGCAAGCACTTCCCCGGCCACGGCGACACCGCCACCGACAGCCACCTGGCGCTGCCGCGCATCGACCACCCCCAGGCCCGCCTCGACGCGGTCGAGCTGGCGCCGTTCGCCGCCGCCGCCAGGGCCGGGCTGCCGATGCTGATGACCGCGCACGTCGTCTACGCCGCGCTCGACGCCAGCGTCCCGGCGACGCTGTCGTCGGCGGTCGTGACCGGCCTGCTGCGCCAGCGGCTCGGCTACCGCGGCGTGATCGTGTCCGACGATCTCGACATGCGGGCGATCGCCGATCACTTCGGCGTCGGCGACGCGGCGGTGCGGGCGATCCGGGCCGGCTGCGACGCGCTCTTGCTGTGCCGCGACGCCGGCCACCAGGCCGAGGCCCGCGCGGCGCTGATCAGCGCCGGCGAGCGCGACGCCGAGCTGCGGCGCCGGCTGGGCGAGTCGGCGGCGCGGGTGCGGGCGCTCACCGCCGCCCACGTGGCCGCGCGCGCGGCGCTGCCGCCGGTCGACCTGGCCCAGGTCGGCGCGCTCGCGCACCGGCGGCTCGCCGATCGCCTGGCCGGCCGCTGA